GGTACCGTCACCTGGGATGCTTGAATGAGCATGTGATAGGTGTTTATAATCAAGGCTGTCAAGCCGCTGCTGGTGGCGTTTATAAAGTGGCTTCAGATCTATGGCAGGGCAATGACTGATCGTAAGGTTCTGAAGAGCAGAGTAAGTCCCTAGAACACCAGGTAAGGACGCAAGGCATGGGCAGCAGTAAAGTGACAATGTTTCTACTGACGGCAGGTCCCCCATGGAATTGAGCGACTGCAACTTATTGCACCCATAAATGTATAATGTCTGGAGTCCATCCAGTTGTCCTGACACGGAACAGAGCTTTCTACAATGGCTGATGCTTAAATGCTTTAGGGACGATGGCAAATTCGGAAGCGTTACCAGGTCACCACAATCATATATATCTAGATTTTCTAGGCATGGACGAGGACGACGATCCATTGGAGATCGTGATTCCTCCATCATACTGGTAGATGCAAGGTCGTGACAGTATTCCAGGGTTGTGGACGTCTCAAGTTGTTCCTCTTTTCCCCATAGGAACTCAAATCACGGGCATCGGAGAATAAAAATCATTCTGAGAGGTGGAGGAAGAATGAAGAGCTCTGTCAAGCTTTCACAATCCCATATGGTTATGCTGTTTAGCTGTGGCAGGACTTGACCCACTGTTTCTGTATGTGCACCACCTTTCACCTGTGTGGACCCTATTAATTTGTTACAGTCACAAATCTCCAACTTCTTCAAGGATACCAAGCATTCAAACACTTTTTCTGGCCAGTACATTAGCACATCGCAGTTTTGAATCACCAGATCCACAAGTTGTACAAACCATTTCCAAACCCCAAATGTTGGCTGTGATGGACTTGAAAAGAAAAGGTTGCAGCCCTGCAACCCGAGTGCTGACAGAGATGACACATGGTTCTGATCTATCTGAGGTGGTTTTGCTTCTGTGTCCTGGATAGACAGTTGTAGCTTGGACAGTGAGGACACATGCCTCGGTTTCATTATTGCTAAGGAGAGCAGCGCCTTGTCTTCATCCAACTTTAAGACCTTTAGCTTTGGTGCTTCAGGGAAACTAGTCAACTTCGGACAGTTCTTAATATCAACCTCCTCAAGTACAGGAAAGGTTAGTTCATCTTCCTTTCCTTCTGTTGCCACCCATCTCTCCAAGCTCTTCGTGTCATGTAACTGGAGTTCCTTCAGTTTTGGAAATGCTGTGGATGCCAAGCTTTGCAATTTGTATAACTTCTCCAAGTAAAGAACTTGAAGAGATTTGAAATGACAAAATTCAGGAAATTCCTCACACAACATAAAACCAAGCAGCTGAAGCTCAGTCAAGTGTTGCAACAGACTATGATTGGTTATCCATGATGGTAAACCAGTGCCCTTATAGTTAACTATCATTAGCATCTGTAGACCGACATGAGGTTTAAGGGCATCTAACACCTTATGACAATCTGGTTTTTCAGGGGCATCATCATTCCACTTGAAAGATAAGTGTGTGAGTTTCTCTTTATTTCCAAGACTGGCTTCTTTTGCAAGTGCTTCTGTTACATTTTCCAAACCACTTAACTCTAACTCTCCACCAAGGTTTAAATTTCGAAGTTCTCCAATAGTACTGCAGCCTGGCCTAGCACTGACACCAAAATATGATAGAGTCTGTAGAGAAGTGACCTGTCCAAGTCCTGGAGGCATCCACGTCAATAAATTGCATCCATTAGTAAAGAGGTGCCGGAGGCTTGACATATACTTCATACTCTTTGGAAGCTGACAAAGTTTTGGCAATGAGAAACGTTCAATGTCTGTAGATTATACATAATGCTTAAATCTTCAGGGAGTTTCTTCAGCTCCCAATTTCCTGACAGATTAAGATACCTTAGATGCTGTATCTTTCCTGGAAGGTGTATCTGCCCTGGAAGGTATACATTTGCAGGAAGGTGTAGTGCTCGCAGTGAAGTGTAGTATGATATATCCAAGTAATCATAATCTTCAAAAAACAAAGTCTGGAGCATTGGAGATTGTTTCTTCAAAAATTCATCCAATAGAGATACATCATGATGTCTATTCGACCCAAGTACCTCTGTGGCATATTCTGACAAGAAGACATGGCGAGCAGGATTTGGTAACAACTTCTTAATGCTTGGCTTATCTACTATAGTGACACATTCTTTCCCCATAACAGATAGAGCAATGTCGTGCATAAGATCATGTATCTTGCATATGGTTCGCTTACGAAGAGACAACCTTGTCCCGACGATGCGATTAATTGGAAGAGTTTGCTTGACATCTTGAAAGAATGACCTCCAAGTAAGCTCCTTGAAAATTTGTGCTGCTACAGTTTCTGGTTGGGCGTCATCTTGCACAGGTATAAAGTCATGTGATATCCACAGCTGAATCAAGAGATCTACATTGATCTCGTAATCTTTAGGAAATATAGCACAAAATGCAAAGCACTGCTTCATATGTGATGGTAGTTCATCAAAACTGAGCTTGAGTATCGGTAAAATTCCAGTCCTCTCATTAGAAATGTTACTTTTGGCCAATATATCCTTCTATTCGTTCGTACTAGTCTTAGTGCCCATCATAGAGCCAAAGGCTTTGGCAGCCAAAGGAAAACCAGCACAACGGCCAACAATACTACCAACAATGCCTTCCGGCTCATCACTATTTGGATTTTGCAAGCTGAATGCTCTACTCTGGATAATTTCCCTCAAATACTCATCAGTCAGCTTTTCAATATTATGGGCTTCAACCACACCCATGGTCATAATTTCGGCCACTTTTGAATCACGAGTTGTAGTCAGTACTGCACTGCCCTTGCCACCCTGCTTAAGGCAGGTCTTTAGTTTTCCCCACTTATCAGCATCACGATTCCATACATCATCTAACACAATGAGGTACCTCTTTCCACTTATTACACTCTGGAGATCCTTCAATGCTTTTTTCACGATTTTTCTCATTGGTCTGGCTGATGTTGCTTGCAATGGTACTGACATAAAAATCATCTGATACACAGCACCACCTCCGAAGCTCAAAATGCTTTTCGATTGCCAGCTCATTATAAATGAGTTGGACAAAGGTGGTTTTGCCCATCCCGCCTGGCCCGACATTAGGAAGAACCACGAGAACCATGTTGCTAGCGTCATCAAGTAGTTTCCTCATGATTTCCTTCCTCTCCTGGTCTCTAGATCTGCTAACAATATCCTTGTCGGAGTCATCAATTACATGATCTGTCTCTCGCCACTGCCTTGATGGTGGTGCTTGCTGCAGGTGTCTGAAACCAAATGCATTCATCTCGGTGACCAGTATTTCAATGGTCTGCACAATCCTGCGTAGCTTCTTTCCCATCCTGTAATACAATGGGGCGAGCTCGAAATAGGTGCTGCAGGGCATCCATGCCGAGCATGCTGTTTTGTCCCTTCTTCTTGGCTTCTCACCGAAGTGCCTCATACTTGAACTCATCAAAGACGTCATTGGCCTCATAGGCTGCTGCCTTGAGGTCTTTGAGCCAAGCTCCTACTCCAGGTCGGAAGGCTCCTTTCTCCTCTGCATCGTGGATGATGTCCAGGATTGCTGGCAGCTTGCGCTCCAGGACCCTGCGCTGCTCCTCCATGCCTTCCAAACCTTGTACTGGTCCAGCAGGTAGCTTGATGCCTTCTCCTTCACCATTGAGACTAGTGGCCCAATCACTAACTCGGCCATTGTTGCTCTCACAACACACAGAAACACAGCAGATGCAAATTTGCTTTGCAAGGGCAGAGGAGTGGCAGGACGATTAATCCTAGCAGTGTCCTCCTCCAGCCTACATGCAACGAGCAAGCATATTAAGGTTCTGTATGTAGTCAATCTCGTAAAAAATGAATCAAAAAAGAGAAGCTGATGGACCTACCAATATGTTTATGAATTGCTTCAAGTATTTAGTGGCTGCACCAGCTGGGTTCCAACAGTTGTGGTGGAGATGGACAGACCAACCCTTCGATTCTGCAGTGACAACTAGTACAGAAGTCGGGTACCAAAGGGGGAGATGAGTTCAGGGAAGAGAGGACTTGCCACAGCAGGATTGCAAGAGTTAGGTGAAATGATAGAGGACTTCACAAAGAGAAGCGAAGTATTTGTTTTTTGTTGGTTGCTTATGGGCTTATGCCATATAGAGATTCTAACAGGGCAAAAGTGCCCTTCATACAGCTTTATTCGAATGCTCATTCTTTGCAGTAATCCTATTCTACAGATATCTGGAAAAGAAAAGGGAAGAATTGGATTCAGCTTTAGCAAAGAAGCAAagaattttcttttcttcttcctcttctagaCTTTGCCGCTTTGCTCCACATGTCCTCCGTTTTGCTTGTGAGCTCTAAGGAGGACTTCTTTACTATGTACTAGTGGTCCACAATAGTTGTATTCGAAAATAGAGTGACAATTAAAGTTTGATTATCTGATCAGTAGATTCCATCTTCTTTAATGTTGCGTTTAGTTGAgtaaaatttgggaatttggctactgtagcactttcgtttttatttggcaattaactaattaggctcaaaacgttcgtctcgcgatttccaaccaaactgtgcaattagttttttttttcgtctacatttaatgctccatgcatgtatcgcaagattcgatgtgatagctactgtagcattttttgggaaaactttttggaactaaataaGGCCTTAATTCTCTGTTCAGCCTGACAGTGGCAGCATAAGAGGGGATGTTGCATCACACGAACAGGGGAAATAAGTTGTATAGGAAACAGCACAGTCTGGAACCCAAAGCAGTCAGTGAGTCAGGTAATCAGGTGACCCATTTATTCCAAAATCACGTTAATTAAGGAAACAAATGAACTAATTATTCTCTGTGCATAGGAGACACATACGGAGTAACTGGCACACACAACTGGTTGAGACCTTGCTAAGCAATCAAGCATCACCATCACACACACTGAAACATCACCGAAGTAGCTggagtaaaaatttgagaaattctCAGTCAAATTGCCAAAGTTTTGCAGAAgataaataaaaaggaaaatgacGGAGCAAGATATCTGAGGAATTTTGGAGAGCGAAACATGGGAGCAGAAAATCAGACTTGGTAGCAAACCTTGTTCGGGACTGGGAGTGGTAGCGGTAGCATACTGGAAATCATTCCAACGCCGCCAGAGTCGGCGGTGCGTTGTGGACGGTAGGACCCACCGGCGAGCCTCGAGGATTCCGCCCTTCCCCCCCAACGAGGTGCATGCCATTTGGCAACGCGCTGCTCAGTGCGCCGCCGGCGCCGCAGTTCACCTGTTCAGGGGAGTGCCCACCACGGTGGCTCCCCCTCCTCCCGGACAcctgcgcgcgccgccgccgtcctgtGCGAGTGTGCTTGCGGCATGGACGGGTTCGTCGGCAGGTGCGAAACTGAGCTCGTGGGCCAACTAAGATGGGCCTAAATGCAAAGAGATCCAAATTCTTGTGGGCCCGCACATGACTGATGCGTCGCGCCGGCGCTGCTCCTGTTTGATGGAGTGGCCCATCATTCATTCCCCCACATAAACGATGTCGAAGACACGGCCGGGGCCAAGATTACGGGCCTTTTCGGGTTCAATGGCTTATGGCTGGCTGGCCTCACAGTAAACACGCTTGGCAATCGAAAATGGCCTAGCGTTTGATGGGCTTATTGCGGCCTGTAAGCTACAGAGGCTGATGACGAACACTGCATGCACCAAGGTTCACAGAGATGAGTGCAGAGTTGGACCAAAGCCGAAAGGACAGAAGCTCAAGGAGCACGGAGCAGATATGCTTAACGAAGATCgatgaatattttttttaaaaaaaacaaagatcGATGATGCACACTACCTGCAGCAAAGCTTAGTTAAAGCATCTCAGCGATTGTTGTGCCGGCAGTATCAAAGCAGTCAGCGATTGTCAGTGAGTATCATATACACACCAGCAATTCTCTTGCTGGCACCAATACAGAGTTCCTATGCTTGGTAATCGGCATTATTCACCCAACAGTTGGGACTAGATCATGAATTATCTGTCTCGCTCATGGATTGCAgcaaacaaaactacaaatactaGCCGCTGCCTTTTTTCGAAGAAAGGATGGAATGGAACGAagcaagcaagaaatcaaaagcACAGACCCACAATAATCTGTTAGGCACGAGAACACACAGCACACCATGCGCGCGAACTGCCGTTTGGGTTACGATCTGAACGCCCTCCTTGGCTGCATGTTCCCTCCATTGACAGGTCAACGGATGTCTGTTTCACAGATGGATCGATTCACAAACATAAGAAGGAAGGACCAGTTATGATTTAGAAAAAGGATGGTGGCCACGAGACTTACCGTGCATCTCAGCTCAGCTATCGCACCGGGTACCAGGAAAAGTGGCTTCATGTTTCCTTAGGAAATGTCTTTCTCAAGAATGTGCTGAATCTCACCTCAATTTTTGTGTTTCTTATCTTTAAAGGTTTCACTGAGCTTGTGGCACCCGCTGATAATAATCTTCTTAAGAGACTTGGGCAGCTTCGGACGAGGCTTCATCATCTTGTTGCAGGACCAAATTTCCAATGTCTGGAGCGACACCAGGCGCTCCATCTTTTCTGGCAACCTGTCCCACTCACAACCAAAAATGCGAAGCTCACGCAGACCAATGAAGAATTCACTATCTTCAGGAATAGATGCCAGCTGGCTGCAACAAAACAGTACGAGTTTGTGCAGTTGCTTTGGTGTGTCTGCATGGTGAATACCGAGCTCTTCAAGATTGTTTGGGGGACAAAGGCCCTCAAGTACCTGTCTGGATCAATATACCCGTCGAATAGCAGTTCCAGTCCTCTGAGTCGCTTCTTGTAGCTTAGCTGGGCTTCAAGAGCTTCCTCTTTGCTTCCAACAAACCCAAGACCCTCTATTCTCAGAGTGCCTCGAAGTTTGTTCAGATGCATCAGCTGCTTCAACTCGTACCCTTGTTCCTCCTTCACTCCAAAGGTTCCCAGTGTTTGGAGTGACCTCATGCTACCAATGTTGGGGAAAGCCGCCTCGTCGAGATGACGCAAATGAATTAGATTAGCCATATCATCAGGAAAGGATGCTTCATGATAAGGAATATCTATGATCTGCATATGGTAAAGCTTGCTAAACGTGCTTGGCAAAATTACATTCAATGAGTGACCCAAAAAATGGAAAGCAAGATAACGTAGATGCTTCATACGATCAATGGATGCTGGGACTGATAAGTCTTTTGTATGACAATTttgtttagcccttgtttagttcgcgaaaagttggaaaatttggctactgtagcactttcgtttttatttggcaattagtgttcaatcatggactaattaggctcaaaacgttcgtctcgcaatttccaaccaaactgtgcaattaatttttttttcgtctacatttaatgctctatgcacgtatcgccagattcgatgtgatgggtactgtagcactttttgggaaaacttttcgcgaactaaacaagcgCTTAATGATCAGCAGCCGCAGTTTCCTCAGCCTCATGAACAAACGATCCAAGATCTTTTCTAGGTCATGATTTCTTTTCATCGTTTCCACGGGCTCCGCATAAGCCTCCTTAATGATCAGGGTGCGCAAATTTCCaatgtccagaattttctcaatGACCTTTGCTACATTGTTCGTCTCAATGAAGAGATGGAGAACCCCTCGTGGCATATCTTTTGGTGAGTCATTCAAACGAATTCTAAAGAACTCACTTCCAGAAACCCTCACTGCCAACTTGTGTAGCAGGTCATGAATAGTGAATGCTTCAGTCTTAATGACAAATTTTGATATTTGTACTTGCAGAAATGAGAATTTCAATAATTGATCAAAGTAGTGCTGGCCTATATCTTCCAGATCCTCTGTTCGGTTACATCCGGTGTTTACGAACCCTTGTGCTATCCAGATGCGAACCAACTCATCCCGTTTAAATCGATATCCTTTGGGAAAAGTGCTGCAGTATGCAAAGCATCGCCTGATGTCAACACCAAGCTGCTTATAGCTCCACCACAGAGCTCCCATGGTCTTTTTGAGCACATCAAGGTTCGCTGTTGTCTCCCAGGAACGGGTACTTTCGTTCTGAAGCTGCTTTCCTACTGTTACTGCTGCAATAGGTGACCTGCGTAGCCTGTTTGCAATCTTTCTTCCAATGTTCTCATATTTTCTATATTCATCATCAGTTGCAAATGGTCCTGCATGATGCATGAGCAATGATAAGTAGACCTTTTCTTTCAAATCAGGCATTGGAAAGAGCTGCAGATGAGCACCAAGAGCTCCAGCTCCGTGCTGCACTGAGTGTGAGCATATCAAGTAGACCTTTTTGAGCTGTCACAAGGACTCTGCTTCCACTCCGTGCTGCACTGAGTGTGAGCATATCAAGTAGAATATCCAGTTCCTTCTGATTGTCATCGTTGACCCAAAGATCATCCAGTACCAAGAAGAAGCGTTTGTCTTTCAATGTTTCCTTCAATTTTGTTTTCAGACTTTTAGGACCTTCATTATTAGGTGGACGGCTCTGTGTGGTCTGCTCCATCATATCACGAAATACATCACCCACGCTGAATGTCTCCCCCACATGAATGAACATGACAGGGTTGAAATGTCCTGCATACTTCTCATGATCACAAACATATTGTGCCAGGGTACTCTTCCCAGAACCCGTAATGCCATATATGCCAATCACAGAATAAGGTTTGCTGGTGCTGGAGCTTGCTGCATAGGTATCTGGTGCCTCACGAAGCATCCTACTTATATCCGCACGGTCCTTCTCTCGACCGAACACTTTTTGTGCACTGTCTCGGGACAATTCGTCAATTTCTTTCTGCTTGCTGCTGCTTTCGTTGGCACTGTTCTTGACAGTGGAGCTGCTGCTTTCCTTGTCAGTGTCCTTGGTGGTGCCACTGCTACTATTCTTATCATTCAACAGATCTGATTTCTCGGAGGTATCGAGAATTTCTTCTATGCGCTTTATTCGATTCTTCAGACTGATTCTTTCGGTTATTGGCACTAAAGATTCTACTGCACTGGTATCCTTCTGCAAGAAGCATGGTTCAAATAATTATTATGAGGACAGCGATGCACTCTGGCGACTCATAACCCCTTAAAAGCACACTTCATTCTATAGCGTGCAAAATGAAACGTTAATACTGGCTCCTAATTGTTGTAcaaaaatagtattaatattgaTCATATGAAAATGGAAAGAGTTAATTTAATACCACTAGTCTATCTCTATCAACAATATAGATTAGATTGTCTTAAATGACTAAACTTCACTATGGAAATACCTGAAAACTTTATATCGTATATGGAGTATCTTAGTATTATTAATTGGAGGCTCCCAATTGATCTCAGTACAATAGAAAGATCTTGCCATCGAATAGTTAGAATTCAATCAGTATTGATAATAATAGGAATTGGATTTTTTGAAATATTACCCACCACTTTCATTATAAAAAAAGATAAGATAACCACTtaacatctaaattacccacatttCTACATTACTCACTTCTCTCATTCATAAGAAAAACTAAAATATCAATCAAGCCTACGTCAAGATTACCTAGTTCTATCATTATTgtgaataaaataaaatataccCCGAATTTACATCTAAATTGCCAATACCTTGCTACATAAAAAGTTTGAAATTACTATAAATTACACATGTATGTTTCTGAATTACCCACTTCTATCACTATTAATGTATTAAAAGCTAATTTTGAATAACATACATGGTGTACCAAATTTCAAATCATAATTTGGTATCTACCTACCAAATTTCAAATCGTAATTTTAGCTCACAGTAGCTTTCCTGAGGCAGTAAAAATCGATATAGACTCTTTGTTTTGGTATACTAGTTATGTTGCATAGCTAGAAATAACAAGACAAATATTTCACAAAGATCAAAAGGCAAATATTTTGGTATAATGATATTTCAGTATCTCAATCTGAAATGATAGTTAGATGGTACCTTGTCACTTTTGATTCCAAAAATTCCATATGACCAATCTCGACAAAAACGGACAGTTGCAAACCATGTGAGCATAGATCGAGCACAGTACCACAGTAATAACAAAGAAGTTGACTCCCCCTCTTTTCCTTCCTCATtatcttcttctctctcttgctctGACGTCTCTCCCACTTCTCCTTCACAACTTTCTTTTTCTATCTCTTCCTCTGATGTCtctccctcttcttcatcttctatctcttcctctgatcgaGCACTGTACCCCAATATTGACAAAGAAGTTGGCGCCCCCTCTTTTCCTTCCTCATCATCTTCTTGTATCTCTTCCTCTGACGTCTCTCGCCCTTCTCCTTCCCAAGTTTCTTCTTCTGTCTCTTCCTCTGACGTCTCCTCCACTTCTCCTTCACAACTTTCTTCTTCTATCTCCTCTAACAGTGCTCCCACTTCTCCATCTTGTATCTCGtccccctctccttcctccactTGTGTCTCTTCCACTATTTCTTCCTCATCCACCATCTTCTCTGCTGCCCTACGTGCTGGGTCCGCTGGAACAAATTCAGAGCCTCTGGACTCAAGACAAGGGGGTTGCCGGGTTGGGTTGATAGAAACAGGAAGAAGCGGCACACCTGATTTGGGTAGTATGACACTCCTGAATAGTTGTCCCAGCTGCTGGTACCAACTCTGTGCACACTGCCACCACCCTTGAATCACCAACTGCCCCCGCTGGATCATGCTTTGTGCGCTATTCATTACAGCTGCGAGGGTGACATGTATCCATCGCCCAAAGGAACTCCCCTTGCAGCGGGCAATCCAGGCTTGGGTTCGCGGGCGGTACTTCAGCGACGCGGCACAAGCGATAGAAAGCGTAGGAGAAGGAAAAGCGGGTACCGGGGCTTGCTTACCTCGCGTAGAAGCTCGGCGAGCAGTCCTGGACAACAGCGGAGCGACGGAACAGCGAGGCGACTTCAGCGGCTCGAACTGCTAGGGTTCCACGGCGACTGCAGTTCTAGCGAGGGCGGGGCTAGTGTTGGATGAGATAGGAGAGCGGCGCAGGCATGGGGCTGCTATTTAAGGGCAAGGTGGCTTGCAGCGCACGCAAGTCGGGCAGAGCGGGGGGGAAGCGGACTCGCCGTTGGTGGAGCAGAGTCTGGCTCGAAGCCGAC
This sequence is a window from Miscanthus floridulus cultivar M001 chromosome 10, ASM1932011v1, whole genome shotgun sequence. Protein-coding genes within it:
- the LOC136485830 gene encoding uncharacterized protein isoform X2 is translated as MNSAQSMIQRGQLVIQGWWQCAQSWYQQLGQLFRSVILPKSADPARRAAEKMVDEEEIVEETQVEEGEGDEIQDGEVGALLEEIEEESCEGEVEETSEEETEEETWEGEGRETSEEEIQEDDEEGKEGAPTSLSILGYSARSEEEIEDEEEGETSEEEIEKESCEGEVGETSEQEREEDNEEGKEGESTSLLLLWYCARSMLTWFATVRFCRDWSYGIFGIKSDKKDTSAVESLVPITERISLKNRIKRIEEILDTSEKSDLLNDKNSSSGTTKDTDKESSSSTVKNSANESSSKQKEIDELSRDSAQKVFGREKDRADISRMLREAPDTYAASSSTSKPYSVIGIYGITGSGKSTLAQYVCDHEKYAGHFNPVMFIHVGETFSVGDVFRDMMEQTTQSRPPNNEGPKSLKTKLKETLKDKRFFLVLDDLWVNDDNQKELDILLDMLTLSAARSGSRVLVTAQKGLLDMLTLSAARSWSSWCSSAALSNA
- the LOC136485830 gene encoding uncharacterized protein isoform X1, which gives rise to MNSAQSMIQRGQLVIQGWWQCAQSWYQQLGQLFRSVILPKSGVPLLPVSINPTRQPPCLESRGSEFVPADPARRAAEKMVDEEEIVEETQVEEGEGDEIQDGEVGALLEEIEEESCEGEVEETSEEETEEETWEGEGRETSEEEIQEDDEEGKEGAPTSLSILGYSARSEEEIEDEEEGETSEEEIEKESCEGEVGETSEQEREEDNEEGKEGESTSLLLLWYCARSMLTWFATVRFCRDWSYGIFGIKSDKKDTSAVESLVPITERISLKNRIKRIEEILDTSEKSDLLNDKNSSSGTTKDTDKESSSSTVKNSANESSSKQKEIDELSRDSAQKVFGREKDRADISRMLREAPDTYAASSSTSKPYSVIGIYGITGSGKSTLAQYVCDHEKYAGHFNPVMFIHVGETFSVGDVFRDMMEQTTQSRPPNNEGPKSLKTKLKETLKDKRFFLVLDDLWVNDDNQKELDILLDMLTLSAARSGSRVLVTAQKGLLDMLTLSAARSWSSWCSSAALSNA
- the LOC136489787 gene encoding disease resistance protein RPM1-like encodes the protein MHHAGPFATDDEYRKYENIGRKIANRLRRSPIAAVTVGKQLQNESTRSWETTANLDVLKKTMGALWWSYKQLGVDIRRCFAYCSTFPKGYRFKRDELVRIWIAQGFVNTGCNRTEDLEDIGQHYFDQLLKFSFLQVQISKFVIKTEAFTIHDLLHKLAVRVSGSEFFRIRLNDSPKDMPRGVLHLFIETNNVAKVIEKILDIGNLRTLIIKEAYAEPVETMKRNHDLEKILDRLFMRLRKLRLLIIKRLFSSRKVFPKSATVPITSNLAIRA